The Streptomyces sp. DG1A-41 genomic sequence GTCGGCCTGGAGGACGACGGCGCTCTCGCCGCCGAGGCGCTGCGCGCCGAGGGCGCCGTGATCGTCGTCGGCGAGCGGCTGGCAGCGGTGGCCGGCGGTCTGACCGCCGCCGTACGCACCGCCTCGGCGACCGGAGCGCGGCTGGCGTGGATCCCGCGCCGGGCCGGGGAGCGCGGTGCCATCGAGGCGGGCGCGCTGCCGTCGCTGCTGCCGGGCGGGCGCCCGGCCACCGATCCACGTGCGCGTGACGAGGTCGCCGGCGTCTGGGGCGTCTCCGGCCTCCCGCACCGCTACGGCCGCGACACCGGCCAGATCGTGGAGGCCGCCGCGACCGGCGAACTCCAGGCCCTGCTGGTGGCGGGCGTCGAGATCACCGACCTGCCCGACCCGGCACGCGCGCGTGCGGCACTCGACGAGGTCGGCTTCCTGGTCTCGCTCGAACTGCGGCCCAGCGAGATCACCCGCAAGGCGGACGTGGTCCTTCCTGTCGCCGCGGTCGCCGAGAAGGCCGGCACCTTCCTCAACTGGGAAGGCCGGGTCCGCTTCTTCGAGGCCGCGCTCAAGCCCGACCACATGACCCGCCGCCTCGCACCCACCGACGCGCGCGTGCTTCAGATGGTGGCCGACGCAATGGACGTCCACCTCGGACTGCCGGATCTGCGCACCGTACGGGCGGAGATCGACCGGCTCGGCGCCTGGGACGGCCCCCGGGCCACCGAACCCCTGGAGACGGCGGGCGTCCTGCCCCGTCCGGCCGCCGGTGAGGCGGTGCTCGCCGGGCACCGGCTGCTGCTCGACCAGGGTGTTCTCCAGCAGGGCGACGAGGCACTCGCCGGTACGCGGCACGCCGCACGCGCGCGCGTGTCGCCCGCGACGGCCGCCGAGACGGGCGTCAAGGAGGGCGACCTCCTCGCGGTGACCGGCCCCGAGGGAGTTGTCGAACTGCCGCTCCAGATCAGCGAGATGCCCGACCGGGTGGTGTGGCTGCCGCTGAACTCCACCGGCGGCGGCGTCGCCTCCGACACCGGGGCGCGGCCCGGCTCCCTCGTCCGCATCGGTCCGGCGGCCCTCGCCGGCGAGGCCCCCAAGGAGGTGGAGGCATGAGCCCGTACCTCGCCGCTGAAGACCTCTCGATGTTCGGCACCGACCCGTGGTGGCTGGTCGTCATCAAGGCGGTGTTCTGCTTCGCTTTCCTGATGGTGACCGTGCTGATCTCCATCGTCATGGAGCGCAAGGTCGTCGCCTGGATGCAGCTGCGCATCGGCCCGAACCGGCACGGGCCCTGGGGCATGCTCCAGTCGCTCGCCGACGGCATCAAGCTGATGCTCAAGGAAGACGTCATCGTCAAACGCGCGGACAAGGCGGTGTACGTCCTCGCGCCGATCGTCGCGGCCATCCCGGCCTTCATGGCGATCGCGGTGATCCCCTTCGGCCCGGCCGGCAACGAGGTCTCGATCTTCGGCCACCGCACCACGATGCAGCTCACCGACCTGCCGATCGCGATGCTCTACATCCTCGCGGTCGCCTCCGTCGGCATCTACGGCATCGTGCTGGCGGGCTGGAGCTCCGGATCGACGTATCCGCTGCTGGGCGGCCTGCGCTCCTGTGCGCAGATGATCTCGTACGAGATCGCGATGGGCGCGGCGTTCGCCTCCGTGTTCCTCTACTCGGGGTCGATGTCGACCTCGGCGATCGTGGAGCAGCAGACCGACCGCTGGTACATCCTGCTGCTGCCGCTCTCCTTCGTCCTCTACATCGTGACGATGGTCGGCGAGACCAACCGCGCCCCGTTCGACATGCCGGAGTCCGAGGGCGACCTGGTCGGCGGCTTCAACACCGAGTACTCGTCGATCAAGTTCGCGATGTTCATGCTCGCCGAGTACGTCAACATGGTGACCGTCTCGGCCGTCGCCACGACGCTGTTCCTCGGCGGCTGGCGGGCCCCCTGGCCGGTCAGCACCTTCTGGGAGGGCGCGAACCACGGCTGGTGGCCGATGCTCTGGTTCACGGTCAAGGTCCAGCTGCTGCTGTTCATGTTCATCTGGATCCGCGGCACGCTCCCACGCGTCCGCTACGACCAGCTGATGAAGCTCGGCTGGAAGGTTCTCATCCCGGTCTCGCTGGTCTGGCTGATGCTCGTCGCGACCGTGCGCGCCTTCAGGAACGAGGGCTACGACTTCGCCGACATCGCACTCTACGTCGGCGGCGGCGTGCTGGCCCTGCTGGTGCTCTCCTTCGTCGTCGACATGTTCCGCGAGAAGGCGAAGCAGGCCGAACCGCCGGCCGAGGCCCCGGTCGCCTTCGACCCGATGGCGGGCGGATTCCCCGTACCGCCCCTGCCGGGACAGGAGCTCCCGCCGGTCCCGCGACGCCCTTCGCGCAGCGAGCGGGAGCTCATTGTCAGTGGTGGGCCCGATACTCAGAGTGACGGATCTCTGGGCGGAACTACGGATGGAAAGGAGGCGTCCGATGGCTGAGGAACCGAAGGACACCAAGCCCGGTTTCCAGAACCCGGTGGCCGGCTTCGGCGTGACCTTCAAGGCCATGTTCAAGAAGCGGCTGACCGAGCAGTACCCGGAGCAGCAGAAGACCACGGCTCCGCGCTTCCACGGACGGCACCAGCTCAACCGCCATCC encodes the following:
- the nuoH gene encoding NADH-quinone oxidoreductase subunit NuoH produces the protein MSPYLAAEDLSMFGTDPWWLVVIKAVFCFAFLMVTVLISIVMERKVVAWMQLRIGPNRHGPWGMLQSLADGIKLMLKEDVIVKRADKAVYVLAPIVAAIPAFMAIAVIPFGPAGNEVSIFGHRTTMQLTDLPIAMLYILAVASVGIYGIVLAGWSSGSTYPLLGGLRSCAQMISYEIAMGAAFASVFLYSGSMSTSAIVEQQTDRWYILLLPLSFVLYIVTMVGETNRAPFDMPESEGDLVGGFNTEYSSIKFAMFMLAEYVNMVTVSAVATTLFLGGWRAPWPVSTFWEGANHGWWPMLWFTVKVQLLLFMFIWIRGTLPRVRYDQLMKLGWKVLIPVSLVWLMLVATVRAFRNEGYDFADIALYVGGGVLALLVLSFVVDMFREKAKQAEPPAEAPVAFDPMAGGFPVPPLPGQELPPVPRRPSRSERELIVSGGPDTQSDGSLGGTTDGKEASDG